One Anaerobaca lacustris DNA window includes the following coding sequences:
- a CDS encoding Gfo/Idh/MocA family protein has product MLQTVNGSKAGLRRRDFIAGAGAAAFSFLLVGPSAVRGTAVNSRIRAGIVGVGQRGTMIAGMLAAHGGYELAAVADYFEPVARAAGERFGVPEARRFSGLSASEKLVASGVDAVFLETPPYCFPEHVEAAVKAGHHVYIAKPLGCDVPGCLKISEMAKRATASKQVFLVDFQTRTDPFFIEGVQRVRDGAIGPIAMLSSEYNDESFSDPPRTATIESRLQQLIWVNDEALGGSYLVNAGIHAIDVALWIAGQMPVSAMGASRIGRADPHGDSHDVYSITYEFADGLILNHRGEHLKNRFEFRSDCFAQGRDGYLETGYTTRVRILGNRAGWRGGDVVELYPNGAIRNIDAFHKCVTDGVCDNPTVEPSVNATLATILGREAARRRTKLTLDELIRENRRLEVDLTGLKA; this is encoded by the coding sequence ATGCTACAGACAGTAAACGGATCAAAGGCGGGATTGCGTCGTCGTGACTTCATCGCCGGCGCCGGTGCGGCGGCATTTTCCTTCTTGCTGGTCGGGCCGAGCGCCGTTCGCGGGACGGCCGTCAACAGTCGAATCAGGGCGGGGATCGTCGGTGTCGGCCAGCGCGGCACGATGATCGCCGGCATGCTGGCCGCGCATGGCGGTTATGAGCTCGCGGCAGTGGCAGATTACTTCGAACCCGTGGCCAGGGCGGCGGGCGAGCGGTTCGGTGTGCCCGAAGCCCGGCGCTTCTCGGGCCTGTCGGCCTCTGAGAAGCTCGTTGCCAGTGGTGTTGACGCCGTCTTTCTGGAGACGCCGCCGTACTGCTTCCCGGAGCATGTCGAGGCGGCGGTCAAGGCGGGCCACCACGTCTATATCGCCAAGCCTCTGGGCTGCGACGTGCCCGGCTGCCTGAAGATTTCGGAGATGGCCAAGAGGGCGACAGCCAGCAAGCAGGTCTTCCTCGTTGACTTCCAGACCCGGACCGATCCATTCTTCATCGAAGGCGTCCAGCGTGTGCGCGACGGCGCCATCGGGCCGATTGCGATGCTCAGCTCGGAGTACAACGACGAGAGTTTTAGCGATCCACCCCGGACCGCGACGATCGAGAGCCGACTGCAACAGTTGATCTGGGTCAATGACGAGGCGCTGGGCGGCAGCTATCTGGTCAATGCGGGGATACACGCGATCGACGTGGCGCTGTGGATCGCCGGACAGATGCCGGTCAGTGCGATGGGGGCCTCGCGGATCGGTCGGGCGGATCCGCATGGCGACTCGCACGACGTCTACTCGATCACATACGAGTTCGCCGATGGGCTCATTCTGAACCATCGGGGCGAGCACCTGAAGAACCGATTCGAGTTCCGCTCCGACTGTTTTGCCCAGGGTCGCGACGGCTACCTGGAAACCGGCTACACCACGCGGGTCCGCATCCTCGGCAATCGCGCCGGCTGGCGAGGCGGCGATGTGGTGGAACTCTATCCGAACGGTGCGATTCGGAATATCGACGCATTCCACAAGTGCGTCACCGACGGTGTCTGCGACAATCCGACGGTCGAACCGAGCGTCAATGCGACGCTGGCGACGATCCTGGGCCGCGAGGCGGCGCGTCGCCGGACGAAACTCACACTGGACGAACTGATCCGCGAAAACCGAAGGCTCGAAGTCGACCTGACCGGCCTGAAGGCCTGA
- a CDS encoding creatininase family protein, with the protein MTRKLRRRELLSAGAAGALFGSLSRGSEAEVSDLPASKEVRLEFLRPKELEEARAACATIFQPLGTIEWHGVHNVVGVDAVKAHALCVGAAQTGGGLVAPSLYGGVGGLNEPHTFIMDPEDDVFSRLLRPWLEQLCREMARDGFRAIIILTGHYGAAQQIVVRETAVRMSRALAIPVLGTPEYMLALDVDYTGDHAAWGETSLMMHLYPDTVRLSRLGDPPHRGVHGRDPKSQASAEDGRVLTETIVSRLATLARKMPTWDYETLDRFVDTEAALVARQLTAPRGKAPIWAAWSNVGTAMRDYGRLLAEERFEEIKACVARLGVRG; encoded by the coding sequence ATGACTCGAAAACTCAGGCGACGTGAATTGCTCAGCGCCGGTGCGGCCGGTGCACTGTTCGGTTCTCTCTCGCGCGGAAGCGAGGCGGAGGTTTCAGATCTGCCGGCCTCGAAGGAGGTTCGGTTGGAGTTTCTTCGTCCGAAGGAACTCGAAGAAGCGCGGGCGGCGTGTGCGACGATCTTCCAGCCGCTGGGGACGATCGAATGGCACGGCGTGCACAACGTGGTGGGCGTCGATGCGGTCAAGGCCCATGCCCTGTGTGTCGGGGCGGCCCAGACCGGCGGGGGACTGGTGGCACCGTCGCTCTACGGCGGTGTCGGCGGTCTGAACGAGCCGCACACCTTCATCATGGACCCGGAGGACGACGTGTTCAGCAGGCTGCTTCGCCCCTGGCTCGAACAGCTTTGCCGGGAGATGGCCCGCGACGGATTCCGCGCGATCATCATTCTGACGGGCCACTACGGGGCGGCGCAGCAGATCGTCGTTCGCGAGACCGCCGTGCGGATGAGCCGGGCCCTGGCGATCCCCGTGCTGGGCACGCCGGAGTACATGCTGGCGCTGGACGTGGACTACACAGGCGACCACGCCGCGTGGGGCGAGACCTCGCTGATGATGCACCTGTACCCCGATACGGTCAGGTTGTCGCGGCTTGGCGATCCGCCGCATCGGGGGGTGCATGGGCGCGACCCGAAGTCGCAGGCGTCGGCCGAGGATGGTCGCGTGCTCACCGAGACGATTGTCTCCCGACTGGCGACGCTGGCGCGGAAGATGCCGACGTGGGACTACGAGACGCTCGACCGTTTCGTCGACACCGAGGCGGCCCTGGTCGCCAGGCAGCTCACCGCGCCAAGAGGCAAAGCCCCGATCTGGGCCGCCTGGAGCAACGTGGGAACGGCCATGCGCGACTATGGCAGACTTCTTGCCGAGGAGCGCTTCGAAGAGATCAAGGCATGCGTTGCCCGGCTCGGCGTCAGAGGGTAA
- a CDS encoding PPC domain-containing DNA-binding protein, protein MEYSVGQTGRVIAARLFEGEDLYESIEQIATKEQVRCAAVLITGGFRKADVVVGPKQEEPKIEPDFRTFTGPGEAFGVGTIYCDDTGPKLHLHAAMGRGGQNLVGCPRGGAKTFLILEVTIVEIVGIEAGRKLDPATGWNLLRVG, encoded by the coding sequence ATGGAGTATTCGGTCGGACAAACCGGTCGCGTGATCGCCGCAAGGCTGTTCGAAGGCGAGGATCTGTACGAATCCATCGAGCAAATTGCGACGAAGGAACAGGTTCGCTGTGCGGCCGTGCTGATCACCGGGGGCTTTCGCAAAGCCGACGTTGTCGTCGGGCCTAAGCAGGAAGAGCCGAAAATCGAACCTGATTTTCGCACGTTCACCGGTCCGGGCGAGGCGTTCGGCGTCGGGACGATCTACTGCGACGACACGGGCCCGAAGCTGCACCTCCATGCCGCGATGGGCCGGGGCGGGCAGAACCTCGTCGGCTGCCCTCGCGGCGGCGCGAAGACCTTCCTGATCCTGGAGGTGACGATCGTCGAGATCGTGGGGATCGAGGCGGGCCGCAAGCTCGATCCGGCCACCGGCTGGAACCTGCTGCGGGTGGGATGA
- a CDS encoding glycoside hydrolase family 16 protein codes for MAKLMNCVLLVAVLLTTVAGAQEWKLVWSDEFNVAGMPDPNKWDYEEGYIRNRELQYYTKARPENARVEDGCLVIETRKDNFEGRPITSASLHTRWKASWCYGRIEVRAKLPTGKGMWPAIWMLGVNREIGWPACGEIDIMENVGFDPLTIHANVHTKAYNHVLGTQKGNRIKAEDPSKNFHVYAVEWFEDRIDFYFNKTKYFTFQNEGTGNDVWPFDKPHYLILNAAYGGSWGASQGTDDSILPQKYYIDYVRVYQGK; via the coding sequence ATGGCCAAACTGATGAATTGCGTATTGCTCGTGGCAGTCCTGCTGACGACCGTCGCCGGGGCCCAGGAATGGAAGCTGGTCTGGTCGGATGAGTTCAACGTCGCCGGGATGCCCGACCCGAACAAGTGGGACTACGAAGAAGGCTACATCCGCAACAGGGAGCTGCAATACTACACGAAGGCCCGGCCGGAGAATGCCCGCGTCGAGGACGGCTGCCTCGTCATCGAGACGCGGAAAGACAACTTTGAAGGCCGCCCCATCACCTCGGCCAGTCTGCACACGCGATGGAAGGCCTCGTGGTGCTACGGCCGGATCGAGGTCCGCGCCAAGCTGCCCACGGGCAAGGGCATGTGGCCGGCGATCTGGATGCTCGGCGTCAATCGCGAGATCGGCTGGCCCGCCTGCGGCGAGATCGACATCATGGAAAACGTCGGGTTCGATCCGCTGACGATCCACGCCAACGTCCATACCAAGGCCTACAATCACGTCCTGGGCACCCAGAAGGGCAATCGGATCAAGGCGGAGGACCCGTCGAAAAACTTCCACGTCTACGCCGTCGAGTGGTTCGAGGACCGCATCGACTTCTACTTCAACAAGACCAAGTACTTTACGTTTCAAAACGAGGGGACAGGCAACGACGTCTGGCCGTTCGACAAGCCGCACTATCTGATCCTCAACGCCGCCTACGGCGGTTCCTGGGGCGCCTCGCAAGGCACCGATGACAGCATCCTGCCGCAGAAGTACTACATCGACTACGTCCGCGTCTACCAGGGCAAGTGA
- a CDS encoding glycerophosphodiester phosphodiesterase: MKTLQRIGLLLAALLLSAGCTSKMEIIAHRGASYLAPENTVASAKLAWEKNADAVEVDVYLSADEQVVVIHDRTTKRTAGEELDVAASTTELLRRLDVGSFKDTAYTGERIPVLEEIIETLPVGKRLFVEIKCGPEILPALERIVAESGRRSQIVIIGFSLETVTASKQLMPDLPTYWLVGTKKDEQTEQWIPHDKGLADQAAAAGLDGLNVHWAGVTREFARSVRKAGMGLYVWTVNDSAEAARLAKLGIDGLTTDRPGWLRDELAGAKRLF; encoded by the coding sequence ATGAAGACCCTCCAACGCATCGGACTGCTCCTGGCAGCCCTACTTCTGTCCGCAGGGTGTACATCGAAAATGGAGATCATCGCCCATCGCGGGGCCTCGTACCTGGCCCCGGAGAACACCGTCGCCTCGGCCAAGCTGGCCTGGGAAAAGAACGCCGACGCCGTCGAGGTGGACGTCTATCTCAGTGCCGATGAGCAGGTGGTGGTCATCCACGACCGCACGACCAAGCGGACCGCCGGTGAGGAACTCGATGTCGCGGCCAGCACCACGGAGCTACTGCGACGCCTGGACGTCGGGAGTTTCAAAGACACGGCCTACACGGGCGAACGCATCCCCGTACTCGAGGAAATCATCGAGACCCTGCCTGTCGGCAAGCGGCTATTCGTCGAGATCAAGTGCGGCCCCGAGATCCTCCCAGCCCTGGAGCGGATCGTTGCTGAAAGCGGCAGGCGTTCGCAGATCGTCATCATCGGATTCAGCCTCGAGACCGTCACAGCGTCCAAGCAACTCATGCCGGACCTGCCCACCTATTGGCTGGTCGGCACGAAGAAGGATGAGCAGACCGAGCAGTGGATTCCGCACGACAAGGGCCTCGCCGATCAGGCGGCCGCCGCCGGCCTGGACGGCCTGAACGTACATTGGGCGGGCGTCACCAGAGAATTCGCACGAAGCGTCCGAAAGGCGGGCATGGGTCTGTACGTATGGACGGTCAACGACTCGGCTGAAGCCGCCCGCCTTGCCAAGCTCGGCATCGACGGCCTCACAACCGACCGCCCCGGCTGGCTCCGCGACGAACTGGCCGGCGCCAAACGCCTGTTCTGA
- a CDS encoding putative quinol monooxygenase produces MSEQALTVLARVKARAEKLQQVEKTLAGLIGPTRQEPGCITYTLHQSNDDPCVFVFVEVWRSQADLDEHLQKPYLQAFIAEAGELLAEPLDVTLWHEVQP; encoded by the coding sequence ATGTCGGAGCAGGCACTGACCGTTCTGGCCCGTGTCAAGGCCAGGGCAGAGAAGCTGCAACAAGTCGAGAAAACGTTGGCCGGGCTGATCGGTCCGACGAGACAGGAGCCCGGCTGCATCACCTACACGCTGCACCAGTCAAACGACGACCCGTGCGTGTTCGTGTTCGTCGAGGTCTGGAGAAGCCAGGCCGACCTGGACGAGCACCTCCAGAAGCCCTATCTGCAAGCGTTCATCGCCGAGGCGGGCGAGCTGCTGGCCGAGCCACTGGACGTGACGCTGTGGCATGAAGTCCAGCCGTAG
- a CDS encoding FAD-dependent oxidoreductase — translation MKRREFLGWSGAGIGASLGTSWLAATNAAPLKAGVIGEPAREVPIVAEADVVVCGAGPAGVTAAIAAAREGAKTHLLELHGCLGGIWTSGALSWILDHANKKGFMLELLDRLAAREALTLADKRTPTNAYDIEVMKAVLEHLCVEAGVRLQLHTRVCAAVKDRQGRLSHVVTESKSGREAFAAKVFVDCTGDGDLGALAGCGFDLGHPETGRMQPMSLMAVIGGLRAEEVAEFFRDDDRIEWAKPKDALRREMERGGHSPSYNKPTLFRIRDDLFVLMANHEYEVNGTDARDVTGATLRARRELHQLIDALRSLGGVWRNMRIVATGDQIGVREGRRLHGHYTVSTDDLREGRRHPDAVCRVTFPIDVHATDPGKGKGIERAAFRARPFDIPLRALIARNVQGLMMAGRCISGDFVAHSSYRVTGNAVAMGEAAGKTAAVAAMSGRLPQAVSIDELHA, via the coding sequence ATGAAACGACGAGAGTTCCTCGGTTGGAGCGGCGCGGGAATCGGCGCGTCCCTCGGCACATCGTGGCTGGCCGCAACGAACGCTGCCCCTCTCAAGGCGGGTGTGATTGGCGAGCCGGCGCGAGAAGTCCCCATCGTCGCAGAGGCCGACGTCGTCGTCTGCGGGGCCGGTCCGGCCGGTGTGACCGCAGCCATTGCCGCCGCCCGCGAGGGAGCGAAGACGCATCTGCTCGAACTGCACGGCTGCCTGGGCGGCATCTGGACGTCCGGGGCGCTGAGTTGGATCCTCGACCATGCCAACAAGAAAGGATTCATGCTCGAACTGCTGGATCGTCTGGCCGCAAGGGAGGCCTTGACGCTGGCGGACAAGCGGACGCCGACGAACGCCTACGACATCGAGGTGATGAAAGCGGTCCTGGAGCATCTCTGCGTCGAGGCCGGCGTACGGCTTCAGCTCCACACGCGCGTCTGTGCAGCCGTGAAAGACAGGCAGGGCCGTCTCAGCCACGTCGTCACGGAATCCAAATCAGGTCGTGAAGCCTTCGCGGCAAAGGTGTTCGTTGATTGCACCGGTGACGGCGATCTGGGCGCGCTGGCGGGCTGCGGGTTCGACCTGGGCCATCCCGAAACGGGTCGGATGCAACCGATGAGCCTGATGGCTGTCATTGGCGGTCTGCGCGCCGAGGAGGTTGCCGAGTTCTTCCGAGATGACGATCGAATCGAATGGGCGAAACCCAAAGACGCGTTGCGGCGCGAAATGGAACGAGGCGGCCACTCGCCTTCCTACAACAAACCCACCCTGTTCCGCATCCGTGACGACCTCTTCGTTCTGATGGCCAATCATGAATACGAGGTCAATGGGACCGACGCCCGCGACGTGACCGGCGCCACGCTGCGCGCCCGGCGCGAACTCCACCAACTCATCGACGCTCTGCGCTCGCTCGGCGGTGTGTGGCGTAACATGCGCATCGTGGCCACAGGCGATCAGATTGGCGTGCGCGAGGGCCGACGGCTTCACGGTCACTACACGGTTTCGACCGACGACCTGAGGGAGGGCCGCCGCCATCCAGATGCCGTCTGTCGCGTCACCTTTCCCATCGACGTCCACGCCACCGATCCGGGAAAGGGCAAGGGCATCGAGAGGGCGGCCTTTCGGGCCAGGCCGTTTGATATCCCGCTGCGCGCCCTGATCGCCCGCAACGTGCAGGGCCTGATGATGGCCGGCCGCTGCATCAGCGGCGATTTTGTCGCGCATTCCAGCTATCGCGTCACTGGAAACGCCGTGGCGATGGGCGAAGCCGCCGGCAAGACGGCCGCCGTTGCAGCGATGAGCGGGCGGCTGCCCCAGGCTGTTTCAATCGACGAACTACATGCATGA